A genomic region of Ignavibacteria bacterium contains the following coding sequences:
- a CDS encoding cellulase family glycosylhydrolase, which translates to MRSKIIFLFVLLISFPVLSQQKKFFSVNGKDIIDLDGRPILLKGINLGNWLVPEGYMFHFKKINSPRLIYDFFNVLVGETEANNFWEKFRENYITKEDIHFIKSLGFNSIRIPFNFRLFVTEYPFYELKGPGYELLDRVIKWCKEENLYVILDMHCAPGGQTGDNIDDSYGYPFLFEDEFSQELTARIWKRIAEIYKDESIILGYDLLNEPIAHYFDKEKLKPLLVPLYQKITKAIREVDTNHIIIYGGAIWDSDFSIFTEPIDPKAIYTFHKYWTPPTQEVIQEYIDFREKLNVPIWMGESGENTNEWINEFRQVLEKNNIGWCFWPYKKLESERGIVSIKKPQGYDEIIKFANEFDVSYEFIRNNRPEISKVKRILNQFIENIKLKNCIINENYIKALGLKK; encoded by the coding sequence ATGAGAAGTAAGATAATATTCTTATTTGTTTTATTAATTTCTTTTCCGGTTTTGAGTCAACAAAAAAAGTTTTTTTCTGTTAATGGAAAAGACATCATCGATCTTGATGGTCGTCCTATCTTATTAAAGGGAATAAATTTGGGCAACTGGCTTGTGCCAGAAGGCTATATGTTTCACTTCAAAAAAATTAACTCTCCAAGACTTATCTATGATTTCTTCAATGTTTTAGTTGGTGAAACCGAAGCAAATAATTTCTGGGAAAAGTTTAGAGAAAATTACATCACAAAAGAAGACATTCACTTTATTAAATCTCTCGGTTTTAATTCAATCAGAATTCCTTTCAACTTTCGTCTCTTCGTAACAGAATATCCATTTTATGAACTTAAAGGTCCAGGTTATGAATTGCTTGATCGTGTGATAAAGTGGTGTAAAGAAGAAAATCTCTATGTGATATTAGATATGCACTGCGCACCTGGTGGACAGACTGGTGATAATATTGATGATAGTTATGGATATCCATTTTTATTTGAAGACGAATTCAGTCAAGAACTCACTGCAAGAATCTGGAAACGAATTGCAGAAATTTACAAAGATGAATCCATTATCCTTGGCTATGATTTATTAAATGAACCGATAGCTCACTATTTCGATAAAGAAAAACTAAAACCTTTGCTTGTCCCTCTCTACCAGAAAATAACAAAAGCAATTCGCGAAGTCGATACCAATCATATCATTATTTATGGCGGTGCAATCTGGGATTCCGATTTTTCCATTTTTACTGAACCAATTGATCCAAAAGCTATTTACACTTTTCATAAATATTGGACACCACCAACACAGGAAGTAATTCAAGAATACATTGATTTTAGAGAAAAATTAAATGTTCCAATCTGGATGGGCGAATCGGGTGAAAATACAAATGAATGGATAAATGAATTCAGGCAAGTGCTCGAGAAGAATAATATTGGATGGTGTTTCTGGCCCTACAAAAAACTTGAAAGCGAAAGAGGAATTGTTTCAATAAAAAAACCACAAGGATATGATGAGATAATTAAGTTTGCTAATGAATTTGATGTATCGTATGAATTTATAAGAAATAATAGACCAGAAATTTCAAAAGTAAAACGCATTTTAAATCAATTTATTGAAAACATTAAATTGAAAAATTGCATCATAAATGAGAATTACATCAAAGCACTCGGTTTAAAAAAATAA